One segment of Physeter macrocephalus isolate SW-GA chromosome 3, ASM283717v5, whole genome shotgun sequence DNA contains the following:
- the LOC114485435 gene encoding BSD domain-containing protein 1-like isoform X1, giving the protein MAEGEDVGWWRSWLQQSYQAVKEKSSEALEFMKRDLTEFTQVVQHDTACTIAATASVVKEKLATEGSSGATEKMKKGLSDFLGVISDTFAPSPDKTIDCDVITLMGTPSGTAEPYDGTKVFTSGTGL; this is encoded by the exons ATGGCGGAAGG GGAGGACGTGGGATGGTGGCGGAGCTGGCTGCAGCAGAGCTACCAGGCAGTCAAGGAGAAG TCCTCCGAAGCCTTGGAGTTCATGAAGCGGGACCTGACAGAGTTCACCCAGGTGGTGCAGCACGACACAGCCTGCACCATTGCAGCCACTGCCAGCGTGGTCAAGGAGAAGCTGGCT ACTGAAGGCTCCTCGGGAGCAacggaaaaaatgaagaaagggcTCTCTGACTTCCTAGGGGTGATCTCCGACACCTTTGCACCCTCACCAGACAAAACCATCGACTGCGATGTCATCACCTTGATGGGCACACCCTCTGGCACGGCTGAGCCCTATGATGGCACCAAGGTATTCACTAGCGGCACTGGGCTCTAG
- the LOC114485435 gene encoding BSD domain-containing protein 1-like isoform X2: MAEGEDVGWWRSWLQQSYQAVKEKSSEALEFMKRDLTEFTQVVQHDTACTIAATASVVKEKLAVCRAWSCLSASHPFLLILKAPREQRKK, from the exons ATGGCGGAAGG GGAGGACGTGGGATGGTGGCGGAGCTGGCTGCAGCAGAGCTACCAGGCAGTCAAGGAGAAG TCCTCCGAAGCCTTGGAGTTCATGAAGCGGGACCTGACAGAGTTCACCCAGGTGGTGCAGCACGACACAGCCTGCACCATTGCAGCCACTGCCAGCGTGGTCAAGGAGAAGCTGGCT GTTTGCAGAGCCTGGTCCTGTCTCTCAGCCTCCCATCCCTTCttacttat ACTGAAGGCTCCTCGGGAGCAacggaaaaaatga